tagtgattaattttatcaatatttctgctttttgtgactcctctctttggttggaaaatcgctgtatgctttctgtgactagttgctgacctaacataatgatatgttctgcttccgccgaaaagcttttttgaaatcggacaagcCTTTTAACGAGGCTTATCCAAGGGTGACAACACACCAGTATCCTTGGTGTGTCTGAGGCTTTAAGTTAAATCATTGTTTGAGAATATGACTTAGTTCAGCTGAAAATGGGTTAAATAAATTAGAACAAGAACAAAAAAGCAGGAAAAATAAGGTCTGATGTGAGAAACAAGTAGAAAAACATATCTGAAcatttttgtctgcctgtttgtaaAACATTTTTGCCTTTAAAGAGGTCTTGCACGCTGGCTTTAAATAGCTCACTTTCATTTGGCTGTGCAGCAGAAAATGTTTTGCTGTCAGCAATTTGATAAAAGATACTTAAAGAGTGCAAGTGACAAAGACGGCAACAACATGAGACTGAATTTAATGACAAGGATAAATAGTTTTATGCAAAAAGATGGTCATATTCATAAGGTAGTAGCCTAATTCACAATGGTTTTTTTTTGCCCCAAACATCTAGATGGATCATTGTAATAAAGTAGGCTATATCCAATTATTTTCAATAGACAAAAACTACCAATGTTCGCCACAAAGGGGCACAACACACATTGCAGCCCTTGCTTTTTCAacaaaaatgtatataaataGAGACTATTGACATAAAACATAATATAAATCTATGATTTTGCTACACCTAGGATAAGAAGACAATAGTCAACAAAATCAAGGAGAAACAGCTGCTTACCTGACTCAGAGAGGGCTTGGACCCCGCCATTGGACATCATGGGAGGCAATCCTGCCCTGCCTCTGATTTGGGGGTTGCCTTGCGCCTGGGATGGTTTCTGATAAAGTCCAAACTGCTGCTGTTGGTGAGGGTTTGGGTTTCCCTGCATCGACCCAATGGCTGCATGTTGTCCACCATTGTAACCCAACACCTCAAAGTTTCCAGTTAAGGCGGGGTCCTGCATTTGGTTTATTGGCCTGTTGAACTGCTCCATGTTTAGATCCTGGCCTGAAATCTGACCTTCACTGTTCATGTTCTGGAAGCCACGGATCTTCGCTCTGCCCTGGATATGATGCCCCTGCAAGCTCTGCTGCAAAGTCGACATCTGAGGCAAAGCTTCCTCCAAGAAGGGAGATTTGCCAGATCTGGCCGGGCTTTGGCCCACATGGCTTGGCCCATTGTGGGCACTTTGGTGGCTCATGGACTGGAGTAGCTGGGCCATGGAGGTGTTTGGGGGCAAACAACCCTGCTGCAACATTCTCCTCAATGTCACTGGAAAGCTAGATGAACTAGATCCAGAGCCACCCATCGGATGCTTGAGCACGTCGAAAGCCCTGTCATTGTTGATGCCACCACTGCTGCCATCACTGGATAGTTTGCGCTTGCGATTTGCCTCTCTCTGCTGAACCATACCCATGAGTTTGTCTCTTAGTGCTGCTCTTCCGCTTTGAAATTCGCTCGCCAACGGCCCAGGATTAGGTAGATATCTCTGGTTTAAAGTGCTGTGTCCATCTAGGTTCCGACCTCTGCCTCCACCAACTAGCCCTGGGTGTCCCAAACTGCTGCTACTGCGAGCCTCTGCGTTTGCATCCAATGTGCTGTCGGTATGTTTGTTTTGATTTACTAGCTGTGCTTTCGCTGCTGCTGAAAGTAGACTACTTGCTGGGAAGGAAGCAGGATTCTGCTGATCTAACATCTGGTTAAGGGGCATACCTACCGAGTGATTCTTTTGAAGGATACTATCAGATCCGGGAGCTGGACGGTACATGGAGTTGGGATGCCTGCTTAGACCAATGTTCATCCCCCCTGGCAGTTGGTTGGGGGTATCGTTCAAGTGATGGAGTTTGTCCATCTTATATGCAGAACTTCGTGGCATTGCAGGTCGAGGGGACCCCGATGAGGCCTGAGAAGACCGGGGAAGTGGCTTTGAAACCCCACAAGGAACCTGGAGCCCCGTGGGGTGAGCGAAGCTACCATGTTCAGAAGAACTGGATAAGCAACGTGAGCGGTGGGGTGACTCCACCTTGGCGAGGACAGGCCCAGCCATATGTGCTGGGGACATGATAGGTGAGGATGAGGCGGATGACAGGGTAGGGTGGTGCTGGACCCTATGGCCATGCCCAACAGGTCCAGACTTCCCAGTTGGCAAGGGCAGGTTGCTGGGCAAAGGGACACTGGCAGGGGGGATGTTTACATTCATTGGTGGTACCTGAGATTGGGCATTGTgttggaggccagatatgtttgGCACTAAGGGACCCTGGTTAGGAGCATTGCTTGGAATTGGGTCCAGGATACCAAGAGGGTCCTTCTCAGAGGTCACCTGCTTTTTTTGCAGGATGCAGGGAGGGAGCTGAGACAGGGAAAAGTGCGACTGTGGGTGGCATGCAGGCTGGGGCTTGTGTTGAAAGTCGTGGGGGAAGCTGCAGGAGGGCTTCTGCATATTGAGGCTTTTGGCATTGACGGCAGGGGAATTTGGTACATTAGTCCTTTCTGACATGGCACACGAGGGCTGGGAGGCCGAAGGCGAGCCGTGGTGCAGGATACTGGGTGGTGAGAGACGGGTAAAACGATCACCGTTCATATGGACAGAGCCTGGGCTGCAAGCTCCATGAAAACCAAGCATATTGGGGTCAGGACTCCCCAGAGGTTCAGTCCTTGGGGAGGGAACCCTATCACCATAATGCTGTGAGCAAcatgaggtggaggaggaggggctgaGCAGGACACGGTGGCGGCTGTGATAGGGTGACCGTTGTTGGCTACTGTGTTCGCTGCCCCCCAGCCTTGTCCTGCTGTACCCCAAGTACAGATCCCTCTGAGGGGGAGAACCCAGTTCATGGTTATAGTACTGTTGACCAgatactgacattcctgtcttgttgGGATTCCTGCCATCATGAGCCACAGAGTTGGGTGGACCATTGTGCATATTGTTCCTTATTGCTTGATGACTCAAAGGACCCATAGCTGCAGTGCCTGCAAAGCAAAGTAAACTTGTATCAATCTTTGAAATTACTTTTATCGTCTCAGATGAGATAATTATATGTAATTAATTCAGCATTGTCAATTCAGACCTTACAGAAAATCCCAAAACAAATAAACCAAAAACAGTTCTGAATTGACTACAGAAACCCGATCTTTAGAACAAACATAAAACAGCAACTAAGCAGACAGTTGAATCCAAATGATATGTGTATACATGTTCTTCAGACAGCGTCACATTTTCGCTTCTTTTTTATAACATGCTGATAGAGCAGCAATTCACTGCAGTCCTTTGCTGTGAAAATACTGCACAGAGCAGATGATTTCTGTCTGAGCTGGTCTCAATAAGTCACAAGGTTATTCTCTTTCATTTAAAATTTCTATATGGCAATATGTTAAAACAGAACAAGACTTGCTGAGAAAGCACAGATTGTCATGTCATTATATCAAGTGACACCGATTGGAGAGTAAAAGCCATTAAGTGACATTGGCTTTCATCATCAAATGACGCCCTTATGCTAAATATCATAAAGGACTGGTGTTTAGGCCTATTTCAGAATTTGATCAGATATTGATTATGAAGTTCAATGTCTCATAAGTCACACAAATGGATGGATCTTTCCTAGGGAGCTAGTTTGCATCTCAGAATGACAATATGTTTTCCACATACCAGTGCCAACACCCTGACTGGCCAGAGCGGGGTGTGTTGACTCCATGCTCCTGTGCAGGGTTGCCACGGTGATGACCTTCCTCTTGTGGATACACAGCTTGGTGACATTCGCATCGGCTCTGGCATCCTCAGCAGTCCTCTGCTTGACAGCCGCCCCGGTGTCAAAGTTGAATATCTGAGGGGAGTGAAAGATGTTAGCGTCTGTGTGTGCCTACTCTTATCAATACACTATACATGTGttacttcctctctcctccagtcctGGCTACAGTAAGAAGTgtgttagtgttcagtagtgtaTGTAGTGCATTTTCCTTTGAACTTAATGACCCATCTACCAGGACTGGCCCCACATTCAGGCTTGCTCACCTTATGAATGATGAGAGGACACTCCAGGCCACACTTACAGGTGccatcagtcagcaggtagctCTTCACCTGCTCCAGACAGGCTAGGACTAAGCCACTGGGACTGGAATGTGGAAGAGGAGAGATTGTGAGTGACCAATGTAACAGCATAGAACAACCATAGCTAAATAAAAAAGACAGTTTGCATCTGAAATGCCCCCCTATTCCCACAGTAGGCCTATAGtggttctggttaaaagtagtgcgctatacgGGGGGAATAAGGTACCATTTCGGACAAAACCATACACATTCAATTATATCAAATGACCTGGATAAAGTAGTCAGTCACAGCAAAAAAGCTAATCTCCCAAAACATAGGAGGAACACAATACCATGAAAACAGCTCACCTTTATAATGACAAGTGCCATCAGCTTAAAAGGCTTGGTTCGAAAGTAAAAAAACACATTAATTTCAAACTCAATGAAAGTAAGGGAGAGAAAAGCAGCTGGTGGGTGGAATTATGGTGCCATAAAACATGGCTCCCGACAGCATTTCATAGTTTTTCAGAGAACAATTTTCTCTGTATGAGACAGTCACTGATCTCAAACATTCTTCTGCTCAAGGCCATGTAGCCCAGATCTGCCCACCAGAGAGGGAATATACTTCAtatgaagagggagggaggtaatatTAGACTCTCTGGAAGGTGTTATGCTTGACTAGCTCTGGTGTTGAAACACTTCCCTTCAACCCCATGGACAGAAAATGGATAGAAGTGACTTTTGTCTGCCTTTCAATAAAGGTCATGGACTATCGCATTATTGTGGTCAGCCTTATTAGGGTAAAAGACAGATATGACAagtcgttccacctcaaaaagcacaagaaagaggattGTCACCCACCATCCCAGATTCATCTGAAATTGTTTCTGTaattagaaacagataagataagcattcctgcaacattattttgttgaaagatAATTTTATCCCTGAAAAATTAAGTTAATTGATTGCAGacagttgattgattgattgcccATTTCAATTTGTTGGATTCGTAAACTACTCAATAAACAATAGTACCAATCATCCGATTTGGACCGAACCTCTTCTCAACAAAGATTAAGACGTGAGGATTCCAAATGAATGGACAAAAGCTACCCATGGACTCCCCCAAACCCCATACCAAGCCCACCCCAACGGCCAGtgtacagtatcagttctctatgtttaACAAGTAGTATGAAGCTGCGGCTTGGAGTACTGTTTATTCATACTATGTAATCTATTCATAGTGAGCTTGGTGATGTTTTTCCCCCCACTGTTCAGAGAAATATGCCATATAAGTCGCTTGCCCCCCCCATAAATGAGTGTGAAAGAACCAGGTTTTGCCCTCTAGATGCCACTGTTCCTGCTATTGCCGCACccctttatatatattttttaatcaatAAACACACCATATCAAATGGTAAGTTACATGAAAAATTGAGCAGAAGACAATTGGGTGAATATTAGAAATTGGTACTGTAGAAGGAAAGAGTTCATTACCTTAAGTTCCGATTGGGGAGACGAGAGACCACAGGCTAGTTTAAATAGAGGTAGAGCAGGTCTTACCTTATGTAGACAACCCCGCTGTGGGTGATTCTGCGCTGCCAACCTATAGGGACTTCAGCCGGGGGCGGCTTCCCCTCAGCACACAGCCCCTCCTTTGTTCTGTTCATTGTCCACTCCTTAGGTCCGCACAACTACACCCTTgcgatgtgagatatcacaagtTTGTCAGAGAGCTCAGACTAGTGTGCGTCATCCTGGGGTCTCTCAGAAGTAAATTGACCAACCAGGAGTAGATGAGCTACAACAGCTTCGCTGATGGAACTGCCAACTGCCAATCACACCGTCGCCTGCCTCTTCCGTGGACAGGTTCACTGTGGAACCAGACTTTTGAGGCCCTTCGTCCCCATCCTGTTTATTGTTGACATGTTTAAAACCCCATTTTCATCAATGTCTTTGTGAGGAGGccatggtagtggtggggggacTTGGGGACATTGGGATGAGTGGTCTGAGGGAACTTGAAGTAGAGTTGCCCAAGCTACCTCTCTCACAGACCAATGGAGACGTTTCACTTTCAGTTCACAGAATCTGCTATTGGACAAATCTGGATGGATCTGGTCATGATATGATGACGTGAGTTCTGGCTGACACTAACTGCAGCTGCTGCGACCTTAGAACTCATAGTTGCAGGATCCGTCAGCATGACATCATCCCAGAGTTGATAACGGATAAGAGCAGACACTGTCCCATATATTCCAACCTGAAAAACAAGTCAAAAGTAACACAATCAAATTGACTACAAACACTTTTGGGAATATATAACTATCCTACATAACAAAAGGAGTATTGATCTTATTGAGAAGAATATTCCTAAATATATCCCACACAAGACAGGAGTGATCCCTCATGAAACCCAGGATTTTCACAAAATGTAATCCATAGAATGAGTCGTCCTTTGGAAGAATTGTTGACATATTTTTGACATTTGTATCTAATAGCATAACTGGGAAATAATTACTCAAAGTTGGGATATTTATTGGATTTTGGCCTTACCCGGACCTCCTTTAAAACTCCATGGTGTTTAATCTCCAGGTCCTACAAAGTTAATTGGTTTGGTGTCATATAAACTTTACAGCTCGATGTTTActttgtagcacctacagatTAAAAAGTAATATTTTAAACTTCAATAACTTTCATAATAACTCATTTATGAATATAATAAAATTCAACATTTTAGatgtagatttaaaaaatatatattgttaaACATAATATATTCTATAGGCATATCAAAGTTCCAGAGTGGGATCTCTGCTACTTTTAGAATTATTATCCAATTTGTAAGCATTGTCAACAGAGTGAATGGGAAAATAGATTCAAAATAGTTgccctctgctggtgatttgcaGGATGTGCAAAGGAGGGCTGTGGTTGGTTTCATTGCCTACTATGCCAATTTATCTGTATAAAATGGGCCATAACTTTAAAACTATCAGAGATCCCACTCTGGAACTTTGATATGTCCGTAGAatatattatgttcaacaatatacactgctcaaaaaaataaagggaacacttaaacagcacaatgtaactccaagtcaatcacacttctgtgaaatcaaactgtccacttaggaagcaacactgattgacaataaatttcacatgctgttgtgcaaatggaatagacaaaaggtggaaattataggcaattagcaagacacccccaaaaaaggaatgattctgcaggtggtgaccacagaccacttctcagttcctatgcttcctggctgatgttttggtcacttttgaatgctggcggtgctttcactctagtggtagcatgagacggagtctacaacccacacaagtggctcaggtagtgcagtccatccaggatggcacatcaatgcgagctgtggcaaaaaggtttgctgtgtctgtcagcgtagtgtccagagcatggaggcgctaccaggagacaggccagtacatcaggagatgtggaggaggccgtaggagggcaacaacccagcagcaggaccgctacctccgcctttgtgcaaggaggtgcactgccagcgccctgcaaaatgacctccagcaggccacaaatgtgcatgtcagcatatggtctcacaaggggtctgaggatctggGATGGGCGGTGTACACGTGGATCTGTATGCAAATTTACACGCTATTTGAAGTACTGTAGGGttttagtagtactgtagtggtagCTGTATTAGGGTATATGCTGAGTGAATGGTTACAAAATCATAATGGATGCCATCGTTTCAGGCACTGATGTCACCCTGAATAACGCTATAGGGCTTACTCATACTTAGACAGGCACTTTGCCGTGGTGACTACCTCCTCCCATCCCGTCCCCCTTTTTAATCAAGCCCTCCACGGACCAATACGTTATGATGAGATCACCAGTGGCAACAAGACGGTAATATACAGGGGGGCTGTGCATTCTTTATTAGTTTTCTGTCTACCACAGCCATTTGTAGGTGGGTGGATTTGGAGGGCatagtattacattttttattgtctAATTTCAACAGGATACGTGCGATACTGTCATATGAATGGTCAAATCGGTCTCATATCTCTCATAACCATCAGAAACCTTGGGCCAAAAATACATTGTGAATTCCCTTGCTGAAAGAGTAAGGATGACAATGGGCTGCAACACTCGATAGCCCTTTGTGTCTGCTGGACTGTGGAGTGCTCGGTTTTCGCCGCCTGACCTGTCATACCGACAACTTATCCGTAACTCTGGGGCGAAATAAACATCAGCATTCTGGTATTGCATTACAGAGTGTGAATCACACTCGCTGTGCACTTCCTGTGACGGATGACTCATCCACACAGCCAAGCGTGCACAGAAAACGCTTGGAATTAAGGCTAGGGCTCCTTCCTTCGCCTAGATACCAATACCAAATGCCTTGGTATTAAATCAGAGTACAGCACTCACATAACACATCCATATAGAATTGCTCCATGTATGAGAGCAGTGTTAGTCAGAACTGTGGCACAGTCAGTCACCCTTGGGATGTCTGAAGAGGACAAACCGAGAAAAGCAAAGGCTAATATTCAGATCTGATTGCTAGCCTAGACACACTGTGCCATCCTTTATTTTCATAGTTGACTGAAACCTGCACAATATCAACATAATCACAAGTATGGAAATAATATTGAATGTTTGTGTAATTTGAGGCTATACCATGTTTTACCCTACATAGTATGTGTGCCTGAAAACAAAAAAGGCACATTTGTGGAGCCTGATGGGCTTACTACTCCCTCCCACATGATAAATCACCCGCAAAAGAGTGCATAGCTCTCTAGTGTTCCACCACTGCTCCATAGCTTGGAGGGAAACAGAGCGAGTTGAAAAATAGGCCAGTCTGTCTTGGATGCAAGGTAGCAGTCCCAAAGGGGGGTGTGGGAGGGCTCAGTGGTAGATTCAACAGCTCCAAATATTTTGGCAGTGTATAGTTTCAGAGACACAGTATCTCTACCTGTGATATTGTGAACAAACAATCCAATTCCATGCCAGATGAGAAAACGGTTGACCAAGTATAGTAGAACAAAATGTAATGAAGCCTTAATAACCATTGAGAGCTTAGCCAAAAATATTCCCTGAATAACTGAATGGAAAGCAGAAATACTCTGCCTAATCAGAAATCTGCTTCAATGTTTACAATGACAGACTCAAATGACACATGATTATAAAAACAGAAGGTGGAAATCCATTGCTGGCACATGCCAGATACATTTACCTGACAGCCTGACGCGTTACTGGACATTAGTAGTCTGTCTGTGATAAGTATGAGGTTGGAAGGCTTTCAAGGCCACAGTCAGAGGGGAAAGAAGTTAGTCTAGTACACACTGTTTACCTCAAGGGAAACAGTTTTAGAATTCACCAGTAGAATTCATTAAAACATTTCCCAAGGTTTAGCAGAGGCCTAATGTAGGCTACATAAAACTCTAGcattagggaaagggggatacctagtcagttgtacaactgaatgcattcaactgaaatgtgtcttccgcatttaacccaacccctctgaatcagagaggtgcatgcagggggctgccataatcgacatccacgtcttcagctccaggggaacagtgggttaactgccttgctcagaggcagaaagacagatttttaccttgtcagctcggggattcgatccaacaacctttcagttactggcccaacgcgctAACCATTAGACTTATgttattttcaatttttttttaaatgtatttcacctttatttaaccagataagtAAATTGATAACCAATTCTCATTTGGAATAACAACCAGGCCAAATGGCATAACATTGCAACAGTGAACAGGACAACACACAAtaccacaaacaaacaaaaaaacactacagtgcattcgggaaggtattcagaccccttaactttttccacattttgctacgttacagccttattctaaaatatattaaatacattttcttcatcagacaataccccacaatgacaatgcaaaaacaggtttgtagattttttttgcaaatatataaaaactgaaataccttatttagatcagtattcagaccctttgctgagaCTCGAAGTTGAACTCAGGTGCAttcggtttccattgatcaacattgagatgtttctacaacttgggagTCCATCTGTGGTCAAGTCAAttcaaaaccaagccatgaggtcgaaggaattgtccgtagagctccgagacaggattgtgttgaaggaacagatctggggaagggtacaaaaaaaatgtctgcagcattgaaggtccccaagaacacagtggccttaatcgttcttaaatggaagaagtttggaaccaccaagactttcctagagctggccgcttggccaaactgagcaatcgggggataagggccttggtcaggcaggtgaccaagaacccgatggtcactctgacagaggtccagaattcctctgtggagatgggagaaccttccagaaggacaaccatctatgcagcactccaccaaatcagccCTTTACGCTAGAGTGGCcacacggaagccactcctcagtaaaaggcacatgacagcccacttgtagattgccaaaaggcacctaaagactctcagaccatgagtaacaagtttctctggtctgatgaaaccaagactgaagtctttagcctgaatgccaagtgtcacatctggaggaaacctagcaccatccctacggtgaagcatggtggtggcagcatcatgctgtaggtatatttttcagtggcagggactgagagactagtcagggtcgaggcaaagatgaacagagcaaagcacagagagatccttaatgaaaacctgctccagagcactcaggacctcagactggggtgagggTTAACCTttctaaaaaaaactatttttgatTTGTCATAATGGGatgttgtgtagattgatgagaaaaattcAATTTTAGGataatgctgtaatgtaacaaaatgtgaaaaaagtcaaggagtatactttacgaatgcactgtatatacaaaggAAAGGTACCAATTCATCAACTATACAATGAGACACATTCACAGTAGGTTAGAGCAAAGACCACGATAACTGGCCCAAAAAATGGCAACAGAGCATACTTAAATCATGAGCAGGTACATTAATAAGCTAGCAGCTGGGCATGTCAAAAACCCCATGAGCACTAACATGTGAATTTCATAGGAGCACATCAAATTTGGAGTCAAATTAAATTAACCATTTTCCCATCCTAAAAAAtaggaataagcaaaggctttggaTTTCTTGTCAAACTGAAGGAAAAGGTGGTCTTAGAAAACATTTAGCAGAAAGTCTTAAGGCAttagaaataaataaaaacaaaataatattgaagacccctgccaactaatgtCTTTATATTTCGCTTTGTTGaaatattttgtttatttgtgacccgtttcaagaagctaggcgtatgtcgcatgCCACTACCTTACAAGAGGCAtaacatgtttattttttttttgcttttcaaaatgtgttttttttgcagaaatgccttccggaacatgtgaactttcatgtgccttattaACAAACGTGTatcccatctgtaaatacaaatacaattgttaaattatgagcctagttggtttaaccACAGaaaaaagacaggaaccttcccgttagccatgattggctgacataatggatgggctggacatgccaagagaggAGTTTGGATTGCTGCCATGTATCACACTTCTGCCTATAACAgtagctgctcagtatgtgtatttattataatttatttttttaGAAAGATATAAGGTTAGCCATGGatctgcaaaagtgttgctactgctctcaacaacATTGCTGCCTATGCTTTGTCAATGTTGCCTAAACATAAttgggaaaaagttgtgatggtcAGTGTGAAcccggagtgacttgacacaacaatGGGCCAAAAAAGctgtagctagctacaaaccaaacagaaaacacacgctgccgtgaagctttcatccatgtatacaggtaagtgTAACTacgttttcagatattatacgtttcaaATGTTGTAGCTAGCGAACATTAGCTTAATGGCTCGCTAACTAgcattacgtgtatgatctgtgtagtaataataTTAGTATCTCCAAAAGCAATTTGCATGGCTAGTTATTGTGttattatgttagctagctaacattgaacctagttggttagctttagcaaCCTGCATACTCCAGCATTTCTTGCAGTGGCTAGCTATGGCAATCCGTTTGTACCGTAGCtatgggttgggattatggttaattaaAAGCCATAATGTATGtataaacaaaagactccactaagGAAGACAATTACATGATTACATGActcatcaagttagccaggtgtgtctgggggtgatgatggccatctattgtatttcatgaacatgtgtaattgtctagacaatagtgacccatccacttagcatttctttcacatgacccatcaattttgtgtctgggtaagcatcaTATAATAACTTAAAAATATTGATACAATATTTCTACCTGGACACtttcaaagtcagattaggatataggccaagggCTAGATAAAGTGTAATTTTACCTGGAGTTTTTCTTTATtgtaaagagatgggtggggctaaggcttaagcgggtttgaacgatgctgaataggtgttgacaaagagctctccagtaggtgtaccaaaacattcaagggccaaaTTCTAAAAAGGAGTTACAAGTttgtcaactttcaaagcagaattactttcccattattcctcaactgcagtgtatgataccATTTTGTAGAtccgagtctctacttttatccaatgtaaaaaagacaacttcaaattttgctacataagaccgaatcgaggcgGTGGGTCACatttgccttctgtaagttttagatagacagagacagacagagacagacagacagacacacttgaagtcagaagtttaactACACTTTGGTTAGGTTTTTCAAACACTCaacaatttcttgttaacaaactacagttttggcaagtcggttaggacatctactttgtgcatgacacaagtaattgtttatagaccgattatttcactatatcacaattccagtgggtcagaagttgactgtgcctttaaacagcttggaaaattccagaaaaagatgtcatggctttagaagcttctaatggGCAAATTGACatcttttgagtcaattggaggggtacctgtggatgtttttcaaggcctaccttcaaactcagtgtctctttgcttgacagcatgggaaaatcaaaagaaatcagccaaaacctcataaaaaaaattgtag
The Salvelinus fontinalis isolate EN_2023a chromosome 23, ASM2944872v1, whole genome shotgun sequence genome window above contains:
- the LOC129821188 gene encoding methyl-CpG-binding domain protein 5-like, with amino-acid sequence MNRTKEGLCAEGKPPPAEVPIGWQRRITHSGVVYISPSGLVLACLEQVKSYLLTDGTCKCGLECPLIIHKIFNFDTGAAVKQRTAEDARADANVTKLCIHKRKVITVATLHRSMESTHPALASQGVGTGTAAMGPLSHQAIRNNMHNGPPNSVAHDGRNPNKTGMSVSGQQYYNHELGSPPQRDLYLGYSRTRLGGSEHSSQQRSPYHSRHRVLLSPSSSTSCCSQHYGDRVPSPRTEPLGSPDPNMLGFHGACSPGSVHMNGDRFTRLSPPSILHHGSPSASQPSCAMSERTNVPNSPAVNAKSLNMQKPSCSFPHDFQHKPQPACHPQSHFSLSQLPPCILQKKQVTSEKDPLGILDPIPSNAPNQGPLVPNISGLQHNAQSQVPPMNVNIPPASVPLPSNLPLPTGKSGPVGHGHRVQHHPTLSSASSSPIMSPAHMAGPVLAKVESPHRSRCLSSSSEHGSFAHPTGLQVPCGVSKPLPRSSQASSGSPRPAMPRSSAYKMDKLHHLNDTPNQLPGGMNIGLSRHPNSMYRPAPGSDSILQKNHSVGMPLNQMLDQQNPASFPASSLLSAAAKAQLVNQNKHTDSTLDANAEARSSSSLGHPGLVGGGRGRNLDGHSTLNQRYLPNPGPLASEFQSGRAALRDKLMGMVQQREANRKRKLSSDGSSGGINNDRAFDVLKHPMGGSGSSSSSFPVTLRRMLQQGCLPPNTSMAQLLQSMSHQSAHNGPSHVGQSPARSGKSPFLEEALPQMSTLQQSLQGHHIQGRAKIRGFQNMNSEGQISGQDLNMEQFNRPINQMQDPALTGNFEVLGYNGGQHAAIGSMQGNPNPHQQQQFGLYQKPSQAQGNPQIRGRAGLPPMMSNGGVQALSESGEVSSSLSCELRQAREESLQSLIRNSQAHTLQQQRQHPLVQGQHQGLSQGPGKHSIQGQLQHRFQCQGSHPDAPRPDDASSNPMNSLLQSFQVDLPETIPLPNRTMMSRPGMMSMSQPGAPCLQEGHQEYQAAQDLSGGGGEVIDTIHRAAMGTASKSTFNVITSTGASGTFAASVFGEPVDLSHAVNSVIHGPLRSYQEPVPEPRHQPKVGRPRKKTPDRNNSFSPVAMEAPARFHSLRHGAQRRQWDGQAEGQEQAGLWRNDKLLQPLSLAQSRNGTYPERPKSQAQVHLGPQDQTTLHFPSHLYAHMNGNGRVLTSGRLHSRHPGLSPGSSSVPPEGLFTKDYSHYNEHLNGQLNRNHYNGHYNGHLNGSLSGEEDLRPGDSPSSSEGLPLHHKPRTPAHYPGDPLWGQGKGFPPWPGKIGSEGHMYSPGMVNDMQGKVESEKIQRTLTEDLDTLHKANKITRNGRKWNNHLEAAIQEAMCELDKMTGNISQRDRQVKTTKPKRRKISR